One window of the Nicotiana tabacum cultivar K326 chromosome 4, ASM71507v2, whole genome shotgun sequence genome contains the following:
- the LOC107818443 gene encoding putative CCR4-associated factor 1 homolog 6, translated as MSILPKTDSIHIREVWIDNLEEEFALIREVVDEFPYIAMDTEFPGVVIRPVGNFKNSYDYHYQTLKDNVDMLKLIQLGLTFSDEKGNLPKCGTDKYCIWQFNFREFNPNEDVFANDSIELLRQSGIDFTKNIEKGIDAKRFGELLMSSGIVLNDNVYWVTFHSGYDFGYLLKLLTCQDLPDPQADFFTLMNVYFPVIFDIKHLMKFCNSLHGGLNKLAELLEVERVGVCHQAGSDSLLTACTFRKLKENFFSGSLEKYAGVLYGLGVENGQNNTH; from the coding sequence ATGTCGATTTTGCCGAAAACCGATTCGATTCACATCCGAGAGGTTTGGATTGACAATCTGGAGGAGGAATTCGCGTTAATCCGCGAAGTTGTCGATGAATTTCCATACATCGCAATGGATACGGAGTTTCCCGGTGTCGTAATCCGGCCGGTCGGGAATTTTAAGAATAGTTAcgattatcattaccaaaccctAAAGGATAACGTGGATATGTTGAAATTGATTCAGTTAGGGCTGACATTTTCGGATGAAAAGGGCAACTTACCCAAGTGTGGGACCGACAAGTACTGCATTTGGCAATTCAATTTCCGCGAATTCAACCCTAACGAGGATGTTTTCGCCAATGATTCGATTGAGTTGTTGCGCCAGAGTGGCATTGATTTTACCAAGAACATTGAAAAGGGTATTGATGCCAAGCGCTTTGGGGAGCTTTTGATGTCGTCAGGGATTGTGCTGAATGATAATGTGTATTGGGTTACTTTTCATAGTGGCTATGATTTCGGGTACCTGTTGAAGCTGTTGACTTGCCAGGATTTGCCTGATCCACAGGCGGATTTCTTTACCTTGATGAATGTGTACTTTCCTGTCATTTTCGACATCAAGCACTTGATGAAGTTCTGTAATAGCCTTCATGGTGGATTGAACAAACTCGCGGAGCTCTTGGAGGTTGAGAGGGTTGGTGTTTGTCATCAAGCAGGTTCAGATAGCTTGCTCACAGCTTGTACCTttaggaagttgaaagaaaacTTCTTCAGTGGTTCACTGGAGAAGTATGCAGGTGTCTTGTATGGTCTAGGTGTTGAGAATGGGCAGAACAATAcccattga
- the LOC107818442 gene encoding factor of DNA methylation 1-like, translating into MSSSSDEEVELSDSEIYEFKEKPYEELRTEKLRVKGPNGSLRCPFCAGKKKQDYKYKDLLQHATGVGKGSANRRAKQKANHLALAKYLQTDLVNEVEPIPARAVTPERSEPEKTELFCWPWTGVVVNISKEAANGRSLDDKEYWLRKFSIYIPSEAKFFYDNQARVSEAIVRFNSDWTGFKGAMEFEMSFETSHCSKREWKADRSCPGPNIYGWVAREDDYIAEGAVGEYLREKGKLKKISDLINEETHDKKKVVANLANEIDMKNENLDELQTRFNLNTLSLSQMLEEKDMLHHAFFEESRKMQRLAREHVQKVLLEQEMLSVELESKKKKLDAWSRELNKREALTEREKQKLDDEKKQNDERNSALQMASVEQRKADENVLRLVEEQKREKEKALRKILELEREIDARQKLEMEIAELKGKLEVMKHLGSNDDAAVQNKIKEMNEELKQKMEEMDDMESLNQTLLAKERQSNDELQDARHALIDGLKEMLTSGRSQIGIKRMGEIDAKAFQNALKQRLPSAEADIKALELCSLWQEKLKAQDWHPFKTVMVDESRVERVIDENDEALEKLKEEWGDEIYNAVTTALKEIEEYNPSGRYIINELWNFKEGRKATLKEVTSYIFKQLKTHKRKRP; encoded by the exons ATGAGCAGCAGCTCAGATGAAGAGGTAGAGTTGAGTGACTCTGAGATTTATGAGTTCAAAGAGAAGCCTTATGAAGAATTACGAACTGAAAAGCTGAGAGTGAAGGGTCCAAATGGGTCCCTTAGATGTCCCTTCTGTGCAGGGAAGAAAAAACAAGACTACAAGTACAAGGACCTTCTTCAACATGCTACAGGGGTTGGTAAAGGTTCTGCTAACCGAAGGGCTAAGCAGAAGGCAAACCATTTGGCTCTTGCAAAGTATCTGCAAACAGACCTAGTAAATGAGGTTGAGCCAATACCTGCACGTGCTGTGACACCAGAACGTTCAGAACCTGAAAAAACTGAACTGTTCTGTTGGCCTTGGACTGGGGTTGTCGTTAATATATCAAAGGAAGCAGCAAATGGCAGATCTCTAGACGATAAGGAGTACTGGTTGAGAAAGTTTTCCATCTATATACCTTCGGAAGCCAAGTTTTTCTATGATAACCAAGCTAGGGTTTCCGAAGCTATTGTGAGGTTCAATAGTGATTGGACTGGTTTTAAGGGTGCAATGGAGTTCGAGATGTCCTTCGAAACCTCTCACTGCAGCAAACGAGAATGGAAAGCCGATAGAAGTTGCCCTGGTCCAAATATTTATGGATGGGTTGCTCGAGAAGATGATTATATAGCAGAAGGGGCTGTAGGAGAATACCTGCGAGAGAAGGGGAAGTTGAAGAAGATATCTGACCTAATTAATGAAGAAACACATGATAAAAAGAAGGTTGTAGCAAATCTAGCCAATGAAATtgacatgaaaaatgaaaatctgGATGAGCTACAGACAAGATTCAATTTGAATACGCTATCTCTTAGTCAGATGCTTGAGGAGAAAGACATGCTACACCATGCTTTCTTTGAAG AATCAAGGAAGATGCAACGCCTTGCACGTGAGCATGTACAGAAGGTCCTGCTAGAGCAGGAAATGTTAAGTGTAGAGTTGGAGAGCAAGAAGAAGAAGCTTGATGCTTGGAGCAGAGAACTGAATAAACGTGAAGCCTTAACTGAGCGAGAAAAGCAAAAGCTTGATGATGAGAAGAAACAG AATGATGAGAGAAATTCAGCACTTCAAATGGCTTCTGTGGAACAAAGAAAAGCTGATGAGAATGTCTTAAGACTGGTCGAAGAACAAAAG AGGGAGAAGGAGAAAGCCTTGAGAAAGATACTTGAGCTAGAAAGGGAAATAGATGCCAGGCAAAAACTGGAAATGGAAATAGCAGAACTTAAAGGAAAACTAGAGGTTATGAAGCACCTTGGAAGCAATGATGATGCAGCTGTACAAAATAAGATTAAGGAGATGAACGAGGAGCTGAAACAGAAAATGGAGGAGATGGATGATATGGAGTCCCTGAATCAGACTCTCCTTGCAAAGGAGCGCCAAAGTAATGATGAGTTGCAAGATGCACGGCACGCCTTAATTGAT GGATTGAAAGAGATGTTGACCAGTGGACGCTCCCAAATTGGGATAAAAAGAATGGGGGAAATTGATGCAAAGGCCTTTCAGAATGCATTGAAGCAGAGGTTACCAAGTGCGGAAGCTGACATCAAGGCATTGGAACTGTGTTCCCTGTGGCAGGAAAAACTAAAAGCCCAAGACTGGCATCCCTTTAAAACTGTTATGGTTGATGAGTCGCGTGTGGAG AGAGTGATAGATGAGAATGATGAAGCATTAGAAAAACTGAAGGAGGAATGGGGGGATGAAATCTACAATGCGGTGACTACAGCTCTGAAGGAGATAGAGGAATACAATCCTAGTGGTAGGTACATAATTAATGAGCTATGGAATTTCAAGGAAGGAAGGAAGGCCACGCTGAAGGAAGTTACCAGCTATATTTTCAAGCAATTGAAGACACATAAGCGCAAGAGACCATGA